The stretch of DNA ACGCCATCCTGCCCTGTGCCGAAAAAGATAAGCTGATGCTTGAGGGTTTCGCCGGCGACCTGTGGACCTTCGGGGTGGAGGAGGGCGCCCGCGTGCGGGTTGTCACCTGCCATGAAGCTGCCGATGGAAACGCCGCGATGGATGTGGAACTTGAAGCTGATTCTCGCAAGTTGACGTTGTCGCTCCCGCTGCTCGGCATCCACAACGCTACGAATCTGGCCGCGGCGCTGGCCACGCTGGCCGCCCGACAGGTGGAGCTGGAGCCGAAGCAGCTCAACGAGGCGCTCGCCAGACTCCAGTTGCCCGGTGGCCGCTTTCGTCAGCTCGAGGTCGGCGGCGTCCACATCCTGGATGATGCCTACAACGCCAATCCCTCCAGCGTACGCGCTTCGGTCGAAGCGTTTGAGCGCTGGGCTCAGCGGCGCGGCTGCCCCTCGGCGTTCGCCATCATCGGAGAGCTTCGAGAGCTCGGCGAACACGCCGAGGGGGCGCACCGGGAGTTGGCCGCCTGGCTCGCCACACGAGACCAGCTCGGTGGTGTTGCCTTCGTCGGAACCTACGCCGAAGTGATGGCCCGGGCGTATTCCGAAGTTCAGCCAGAACATGAAGTGCGAGCCCACTCCCTGGTGGATGACGACCTGATCGCCTGGGTCGCCGGTCGCCAGGGCGCCGCCGTCTTGCTCAAAGGCAGCCGGGGCGCGCGCTTAGAAACCATCGTCGACGCACTCCAGCACGCTCCTCCGGCCTCCGCCCGGGGAAACTCTTCCAGCGAGGCTTAAGCCATGCTTTTCGAACTCTTCTTTTTGCTCAAAGACGACGTCTCGGGGCTCAACGTCTTCCGCTACGTCAGCTTCCGAGTGGTCGCGACGATGTTCACCTCGCTGATCATCAGCTTCCTGCTCTACCCGTGGTTTATTCGTAAACTTCAGGCCCAGCAGATAGGCCAGGTCATTCGCGATGACGGCCCGCAGTCCCACTTCAGTAAGGCCGGTACGCCGACCATGGGCGGGGTCCTGATTCTCTTTGCCGTGGTGATCTCCACACTGCTGTGGGCCGACCTCAAGAACCCCTATGTCGGAGTCGTGCTCGGGGTCACGGTGTGTTTTGCGGTCGTGGGATTCTTCGACGACTACATGAAGATTCGGGGGCGCTCCAGTGCGGGCTTAAGCGGGAAGGCGCGCCTGGCCATTGAGTTCGGCGTGGTGCTCTTGATGATGCTTTTGATGTTCAAAAGCGAGGCCTTCAGTTACTCGACCGAGCTCTACCTTCCCTTTGTCAGCACCGAGCGCTTTAGCCTGACCTTACCCCTGTGGGTCTATGTGCCCTTTGCCATGCTGGTCATCGTGGGCACGGCCAACGCCGTCAACCTCACCGACGGCCTGGACGGACTGGCCATCGGTCCGGTGATCATTGCCGCGGGTACCTTTCTGATCCTGGCCTGGAGCACCGCCACGGTGCTCCACACCACCGAGATCATTGACGGCGTGCAGGTGGTCTCCCGCTTTGACGTGGCTCGCTACCTGATGATTCCCAAGGTCGAAGGGGTCCAGGAGTTGGCCATTTTCTGTGCCGCCATCATCGGCGCCGGGGTGGGATTCTTGTGGTACAACTCCTTCCCGGCTCAGGTGTTCATGGGCGACGTGGGGAGCCTCTCGCTGGGAGGCGCGCTGGGAACCCTGGCGGTGGTCACCAAGCATGAGCTTCTCTCGACGATCATTTTTGGCATCTTTCTGGTCGAGGCGCTCAGCGTCATTACCCAGACCACCAGCTACAAACTCACCGGCAAGCGCGTCTTTCGCATGGCACCGATTCATCACCACTTCGAGATGAAAGGCTGGCCGGAGCCCAAGATTATTGTGCGCTTCTGGATCATCGCCATTATGCTCAGCCTGGTGGCCCTGATGAGCCTTAAGCTGCGCTGAACCACCTCCCCGGTACGTGCTTCACCGACGCCATAGGCCATGGAGGGCCCGTGAGCAGCGATCTTCTTTCCAACCTGACCCGCTCGGCCTCCCCATCGGGTCGAGACTCTGCTGATACCGCCGCGCGAAGCTGGGATATCTGGCTGCTCTTCTTTGTGGGGGCGCTGGTAACCTACGGGCTGGTGATGCTCTACTCGGCCAGCGCCGTGATGGCGTCTCAGCGTATGGCCGATCACTACGTGCTGCTGTGGAGCCAAACTCAACGCGTGGTGCTGGGCGTGGGCCTGCTGCTCTTTGCGCTGCAGCTCGACTACCGCTGGTACAAGCGCCTGGTCTATCCGATCCTTCTGGGCACCGTATTCCTCCTGGTGCTGGTCGCCATTCCCGGCATCGGGACCGTGCAGAACGGGGCTCGGCGCTGGTTTAGCCTGGGAGGGTTCTCGTTTCAGCCGGCTGAGGTCGCCAAGTTGGCCTCGGTGATCTTTATGGCCTACTCGGTGAGCAAGAAGGCCAAGCGGATGGGCTCGTTCACCATCGGGTTTTTGCCGCACCTGGTGATCATCGGCCTGATGGTCGGCCTGCTGATGTTGCAGCCCGACTTCGGGAGCTCGGTGATCCTCATCAGCATGATGATGCTCCTGCTCTTTGTCAGCGGCGCGCGTTTCTCGTACCTGCTGGTGATGACCCTCTGCGGGGCCGGGCTGGCCTACGTGGCGATCAGCAACAGCGAATACCGCATGAAGCGCATCCTGGCCTTCCTCGACCCCTGGAGCCATCGCCAGGATATCGGCTACCAGATCAGTGAGTCGCTCATCGCCATCGGCGCCAGCGGACTCTCGGGCCGGGGGCTGGGCAACGGGTCGGGTAAACTGGGCTACGTCCCCGAACTCTGGAACGATTTTATCGGCACGATCATCGCCGAAGAACTCGGGTTCTTCGGGGTTGTCTGCCTGTTGATGCTCTTTTTGGGGATGCTCTGGCGCGGCTACCGGGTGGCCTTTCACGCGGTGGATGCCTTTGGCATGTACCTGGCGTTTGGCATCACTTCGCTCTTTGCTTTGCAGGGCATGGCCAATCTCTTTGTCGTCACCGGCATGCTGCCCACCAAAGGTCTGACGCTGCCTTTTGTCTCCTTTGGCGGCACCTCCATGATCATCAGCCTCTTTGCGATCGGCATCGTGCTCAACATCTCCCGAAATGACGAGGACACCTGGGAGAGTGACCGCGATCGCCGGGCCTCCCAGCGCGAAGAGCGTCGCTGGGAACGAAAGCGCCGCAACATTCTCAAACGCCGTAAAGATCTTCGACAGTAACGCCGAACACCCACAGATGTTCCCCTTCCGAGAGTTGCCGCATGACAGAGCCTCAGTCCAATCCTCTTCACCTGGTCATTGCCGGGGGCGGCACCGGGGGGCACCTCTTCCCGGGCGTCGCCGTGGCCCAGGCCTTTGAGCGGCTCGCGCCGGGCTCCCGCGTGAGTTTTGTAGGCACGCAACGGGGGATTGAGGCCCGCGTGATTCCGCAACTGGGCTATCCGCTCCATCTGGTGGATGTGGTGGGGCTCAAGGGCAGCGGTCCGCTGGGGCTGTTGCGGGGCGTGGCTCGGCTGCCCGGCAGCGGGTTGCAGGCGCGGCGTATCGTCAAAGATCTCGCGCCCTCGGTGGTGGTCAGCGTCGGCGGCTACGCCGCCGGGCCGATTACCCTGGCCGCCGCGCTGGCCCGGGTCCCTACCGCGCTCATGGAGCAGAACGCGATTCCCGGCCTCACCAACAAGTTGCTCGCCAGGGTCGTGGACCACGCCTTCCTCACCTTTGAGGAGAGCGCTCAGTACCTGGGCCGCTTGCCGCATTCTGTGCCCGGAAATCCGGTGCGCGAGGAGCTCATCGAGTTGGCCAGCCGCTTTGACTACGAGGGGCCCTCACCCGAACGCCCCTTCCGCATCCTGGTGATCGGAGGAAGTGGCGGGGCCGGGAGCTTTAACGAGCATCTCCCCGAGTGGTTTACGAAGATGGGGGAGTTGCAGGGGCAACTCGCCGTGCGTCATCAGGCGGGGCGTGGCCGCGCTGAGGACGTTCGACCACGCTACGAGGGATTTCAGGGCCGGGCCGAGGTCGTGGAATTTATCGACGATATGGCCGAAGCCTACCGCTGGTGCGATCTGCTGATCTGCCGCGCTGGCGCCACCACCATCGCCGAGGTCCTGACCCTGGGGATCCCGGCGATCTACATTCCCTTTCCGAACGCCGCCGACGATCACCAGCGCTTCAACGCCCGCTCGGTGGTCGAGGCCGGTGCGGGCTTGATGCTCGAAGACCACGAGATCGCCTCCACGCGGGCGGTGAACCTGCTGGCCGGGTTGATGCGAAATCCCGAGTCGCTCTCCCGGCTTGCCGCGGGCGCGCGCGCCCAGGGGAAGGCGCAGGCGGCCGAGACGATCGCCCGCGCGTTGATTGAGATGTGCGGCTGATGAACCTGAAGTGGTGCTTTTGAAGTGTTACTTTTAAGGCAAGTTTTCAGGCCGGAGAACTCGCTTTATGGGGTGGAAAAATCCTAAAATTTCACTTCAGGTCGTTGATTTAAGTTGTTGAAATGGAAGGGGAATGTGTGTGGCAAAGAACGGGTTGCGAACCCGTTTTGGTCGTGTATTCTTAGGCACGTCTTCGCGGCGGATTTACAGTGTTTACGAACGGATAGGCGATCACGCTGAAAGAACAACGAACCATAGCGTGGTCACGCAGCGACGTTGTGCTCGAACGACGGCTGGAGCTCTTTGCTCAGCAAGCGTCCGTCAGTACGATGCGTGAAAGCGAACCCTTGCGGCGCCGTTCATCGCTGCGAATCGGTGGAGCTGCCTGGCGCTTTGTGGAAGTCGGCAGTTTTGACGACCTCGCGCTGCTGCTGGCGGCGGTTGGCGAAGACTGGCGCCGTCTTGTCTGGATCGGGCTGGGCAGCAATACGCTCTTTCCGGATGAAGGCATCAAGGGCGTGGTGGTTCGCCTGAGTGGGCAGCTGGCTGCCTGGCAGGTGGAGCAGGGGCACGCCAGGGTCGGAGCCGGAGCAGTCAACGCGCATCTGGTGCGTGGGCTGCTGCGGGATGGGTGGACGGGAGCTGAGTTCCTGTCACTTATCCCGGGCACGTTTGGCGGCGCGGTGGCGCTCAATGCGGGCACCCGGGAGAGAGAGCTCTCCGAAGTGCTGCAGAGCTGCGAGCTGGCTCGCGTCAACGAAGAGCAGGGCGTCTGGCACGTGGGTACGTTCCAGGCCTCGCAGCTGGACCTGAGCTACAGGCATGCCGGCCTTTCCGAAGGCGACCTGGTGCTCAGC from Lujinxingia litoralis encodes:
- a CDS encoding UDP-N-acetylmuramoyl-tripeptide--D-alanyl-D-alanine ligase; translation: MSGLRISTWSLQKIASACGAELRHGRDLHISGVNTDTRTITSGSLFVALRGERFDGHRFLDAAFERGASAALVDRRGAPASTTPQPLLVVDDTLAALTRLGHALWQEATRAGMSTVAVTGSNGKTTTKELLAALWSTRGEVWATPGNLNNHIGVPLTLCALPESCDHLICEMGANHIGEIAGLIRLAPGDTRVISSIGAAHLEGFGSLDGVRQGKSEIFECADAATHAILPCAEKDKLMLEGFAGDLWTFGVEEGARVRVVTCHEAADGNAAMDVELEADSRKLTLSLPLLGIHNATNLAAALATLAARQVELEPKQLNEALARLQLPGGRFRQLEVGGVHILDDAYNANPSSVRASVEAFERWAQRRGCPSAFAIIGELRELGEHAEGAHRELAAWLATRDQLGGVAFVGTYAEVMARAYSEVQPEHEVRAHSLVDDDLIAWVAGRQGAAVLLKGSRGARLETIVDALQHAPPASARGNSSSEA
- the mraY gene encoding phospho-N-acetylmuramoyl-pentapeptide-transferase — protein: MLFELFFLLKDDVSGLNVFRYVSFRVVATMFTSLIISFLLYPWFIRKLQAQQIGQVIRDDGPQSHFSKAGTPTMGGVLILFAVVISTLLWADLKNPYVGVVLGVTVCFAVVGFFDDYMKIRGRSSAGLSGKARLAIEFGVVLLMMLLMFKSEAFSYSTELYLPFVSTERFSLTLPLWVYVPFAMLVIVGTANAVNLTDGLDGLAIGPVIIAAGTFLILAWSTATVLHTTEIIDGVQVVSRFDVARYLMIPKVEGVQELAIFCAAIIGAGVGFLWYNSFPAQVFMGDVGSLSLGGALGTLAVVTKHELLSTIIFGIFLVEALSVITQTTSYKLTGKRVFRMAPIHHHFEMKGWPEPKIIVRFWIIAIMLSLVALMSLKLR
- the ftsW gene encoding putative lipid II flippase FtsW — its product is MSSDLLSNLTRSASPSGRDSADTAARSWDIWLLFFVGALVTYGLVMLYSASAVMASQRMADHYVLLWSQTQRVVLGVGLLLFALQLDYRWYKRLVYPILLGTVFLLVLVAIPGIGTVQNGARRWFSLGGFSFQPAEVAKLASVIFMAYSVSKKAKRMGSFTIGFLPHLVIIGLMVGLLMLQPDFGSSVILISMMMLLLFVSGARFSYLLVMTLCGAGLAYVAISNSEYRMKRILAFLDPWSHRQDIGYQISESLIAIGASGLSGRGLGNGSGKLGYVPELWNDFIGTIIAEELGFFGVVCLLMLFLGMLWRGYRVAFHAVDAFGMYLAFGITSLFALQGMANLFVVTGMLPTKGLTLPFVSFGGTSMIISLFAIGIVLNISRNDEDTWESDRDRRASQREERRWERKRRNILKRRKDLRQ
- the murG gene encoding undecaprenyldiphospho-muramoylpentapeptide beta-N-acetylglucosaminyltransferase, with product MTEPQSNPLHLVIAGGGTGGHLFPGVAVAQAFERLAPGSRVSFVGTQRGIEARVIPQLGYPLHLVDVVGLKGSGPLGLLRGVARLPGSGLQARRIVKDLAPSVVVSVGGYAAGPITLAAALARVPTALMEQNAIPGLTNKLLARVVDHAFLTFEESAQYLGRLPHSVPGNPVREELIELASRFDYEGPSPERPFRILVIGGSGGAGSFNEHLPEWFTKMGELQGQLAVRHQAGRGRAEDVRPRYEGFQGRAEVVEFIDDMAEAYRWCDLLICRAGATTIAEVLTLGIPAIYIPFPNAADDHQRFNARSVVEAGAGLMLEDHEIASTRAVNLLAGLMRNPESLSRLAAGARAQGKAQAAETIARALIEMCG
- the murB gene encoding UDP-N-acetylmuramate dehydrogenase; this encodes MLERRLELFAQQASVSTMRESEPLRRRSSLRIGGAAWRFVEVGSFDDLALLLAAVGEDWRRLVWIGLGSNTLFPDEGIKGVVVRLSGQLAAWQVEQGHARVGAGAVNAHLVRGLLRDGWTGAEFLSLIPGTFGGAVALNAGTRERELSEVLQSCELARVNEEQGVWHVGTFQASQLDLSYRHAGLSEGDLVLSGVVAVERGDVNEAKSRVREDKERRNRTQPYRLASVGSTFANPEGDYAGRLIEAVGLKGHRIGGAQISELHANFFINAEDATAADFVALMALARHRVREQFGVELRPEVRFVGFDGWAWLNEQEALLR